From the Senegalimassilia faecalis genome, one window contains:
- a CDS encoding histidine kinase yields MNVDIEDRRGNLPRFFTLEMLMSVLVALAGLVIIWNLVTPEANVLVLFIAGVVFTLAITVLIRLLMDPDSVRARQSNAVLQLASQTLEAMGEGLDAKSSQRICSLLLPSTAAIAVAITDDHSILGYAGYEESHNPTGAIIRTQATYATLADGKTRVLFTPEEIGFPNGAHGINAAIIVPLAVGKDVKGTLKFYYRSANHISETQKSIAVGFGQLLSTQMAASALEEQTALATKMELKMLQSQINPHFLFNTINTIASLTRTDPAQARTLLREFAKFYRSTLEDSRDLIEFQREVEQTQRYFMFELARFGEDRLELICDIQSEVNEMMVPPFLLQPLVENAVRHAMPSEGKLTIRVTGMRTGDDVIVSVIDDGNGMTQEACQNILHPSSTQGMGIAVGNVHDRICGYFGPGTRLEVESELGKGTTVRLVLVDGAIRQWRE; encoded by the coding sequence ATGAACGTCGACATCGAAGATCGTCGCGGAAACTTGCCGCGTTTCTTCACGTTGGAAATGCTTATGTCGGTGCTGGTGGCGCTTGCCGGCCTGGTGATTATTTGGAACCTGGTCACGCCCGAGGCGAACGTGCTGGTGCTGTTCATTGCCGGCGTGGTGTTCACGTTGGCCATCACCGTGCTTATTCGCTTGCTTATGGACCCCGATTCGGTGCGCGCGCGCCAATCGAACGCGGTGCTGCAGCTGGCCAGCCAAACGCTTGAGGCCATGGGCGAGGGGCTTGACGCGAAATCTTCGCAGCGCATCTGCAGCTTGCTGCTGCCTTCGACGGCAGCCATTGCGGTTGCCATTACCGACGACCACTCCATCTTGGGGTATGCCGGCTACGAGGAGTCCCATAACCCCACGGGTGCCATCATCCGCACGCAGGCCACGTACGCTACGCTGGCCGATGGCAAAACGCGCGTGCTGTTCACGCCCGAAGAAATCGGCTTCCCGAACGGCGCGCACGGCATCAACGCCGCCATCATCGTGCCGCTGGCGGTGGGCAAGGACGTGAAAGGCACGCTGAAGTTCTACTACCGCAGCGCCAACCACATCAGCGAAACGCAGAAGTCCATTGCCGTGGGCTTCGGACAGCTGCTGTCCACGCAGATGGCCGCATCGGCACTTGAAGAGCAAACGGCCCTGGCCACGAAGATGGAGCTCAAAATGCTCCAAAGCCAGATCAACCCGCATTTCCTGTTCAACACCATCAACACCATCGCGTCGCTGACGCGCACCGACCCTGCGCAGGCGCGCACGCTGCTGCGCGAATTCGCGAAGTTCTACCGCAGCACGCTTGAAGACTCCCGCGATCTGATCGAGTTCCAGCGCGAGGTCGAGCAGACGCAGCGCTACTTCATGTTCGAGCTGGCGCGCTTCGGCGAAGACCGCCTTGAGCTGATCTGCGACATCCAGTCCGAGGTCAACGAGATGATGGTGCCGCCGTTCTTGCTGCAGCCGCTGGTGGAGAACGCCGTGCGCCACGCCATGCCGTCCGAGGGCAAGCTGACCATCCGCGTCACGGGCATGCGCACGGGCGACGACGTGATCGTGTCCGTCATCGACGACGGTAACGGCATGACGCAGGAAGCGTGCCAGAACATCTTGCACCCCAGCTCAACGCAGGGAATGGGCATTGCCGTGGGCAACGTGCACGACCGCATTTGCGGCTACTTCGGCCCCGGCACGCGCCTGGAAGTGGAAAGCGAGCTTGGCAAGGGCACCACGGTGCGCCTGGTGCTGGTCGATGGCGCCATTCGCCAGTGGCGCGAATAG